The DNA region CTAGACTAGAAAGACTTCAGAACAGCTGAACTCAGTTCAAACAGGTCTCTCTATGCTTTATCCTgtagaatatatttataattggaaAGAATGGCCCTCCTTTGGGCTCCCAGACACCACCATATGTTTGCCACAGCACTTAGCAGATTCTTTAGAAATTTCTTGTATGTTTTTCCCTTTTAAGATCATAAGTTCCTAGACTACAGATGTTGCctcataaaaataattgtaatagacAATGTTTAGGAACACTTACTGTAGTCCAGGCACTGGGGTGTTTTACTTGTGTGACTCACGTAGGATGTATGACAAACCTGAGGTGGTTCCTACTCTTacactattttatagatgaggcaatttaaggcacagagaggttaagaaattcTGCCAGGGTCGTaaagctagtaagtgacagagccacAATTCACACCTGGGAATTCTGGCTTTAGAACCTGTACTTGTAACCACAGTTCTGTATTGCCTGACATGTATCATTGTTCCTGCCCTGtagtgtatgtgtgctaagtcactttagttgtgtccaactgtttgtgaccccatggaccgtaacccgccaggctcctctgtccatgggattctccaggcaagaatactggagtgggttgccatttcctcttccaggagatcttcttgactcagggatcaaacccgcatcatTTCCATCATTGGtgggtgtgttctttaccactagcgacacaTAGGAAGCCCTGCCTTGTACTGGTTGCTCAGTAAATATTCCTTGAAAATATGTTTTGCAACAAGTATAGTTTTTTGAGTTTAACGCTTTCAACAAAAATCcttttattgatttcttatttGGGGGTCTTTGGGGAATTTTTTTAGGATCTGATTCTTCTGAAGACACAGTTAATAAGGCCAGTTACTTCAGGTGAGTCAAAGAGAGCCTTTTTCTATGAAGCTGGCATTTTCGTATTTAGTTAATATTAAGGATTGATATTTCTTTAGGTTAGAATCGTGGCATTGGAATAGACCTTAAAGATCATCTACTTTAACCtccttttttttatagctgagaaatatCCTTTTTGTTTCATTGGTTTCTTAGTAAAGCATTTGAAAGAGTTTAAAGTAACAGTAGAACTCTGCACAGACTTTCTTCCAGCAGATGGCTGTGCTCTGGCTTAGTTCCTTGTGTACAACAGTGTTGACTCAGTGGTGATTGTGGCTGCTGAAAACATTACtcagttttcaattttttccttCCACTGTTCCTTAATTCTGTCTGTAACTCAGACTTTGTCTACATCAATTAAACATAATTTGCAAGCAGCCCCAAAGTGGATTACTTGTTAAATTGCTTTCCTTAGGAATTATTGCGTGACCCTAAGATCTGTGATGGCTTGTCTGAACTATGATAATGTCACTGTCAATGAGATTTTGTTTGCAAGTGACATTTTCCTGATCTCCCGATTGGGAGAAAATGGTTTTTAGCTTGAAAAAAAGCCCAGAAGGCCATGTTGCAAAGTAATATGTTCTTTGCATTCTAGTGGAATGTCTGTTCCATCCCAGTGCTCCCTTTGTTTAGGTAACTGTGCTTGCGTTTTCATTAATACACACTTtaggttttgttggttttttcttTACTATCTTTTAATGATTATTCAACTGTCATTTAACTTTTGGTTCTTATTTGTATGTCCATAAAGCAATGTTCTATACTCCTGCTCTGATTTTTGTGTTCTGTCTTTGACCATTTCATTTTGACTAAAAGTTGCCAAAGGAAAGTGCTGATTTGAGAAAGTGAATCAAATCAATCAGCTTATCACAACCCTACCTAGCGGAGCTAAAATACTTGATTGTTTGACAACCCTGTGCACATATAAACTACTGTTTTTCACTAAGGCTTGTGTCTTTTCCCTATAGTGTGGGAGAACATGAATTGTTAGAGATCACCCCTCAAGGAGCCAAGGCAGAGACCAATTTGAATCCTGCAAAAAAGGGTAATGGCAAGTCTTGTAACTCCACAGACACTAAAGAAAGAATAGGTAGATACAGTACTGTAATTGGAGTATTTTGAAGAACCATTCGGAACATTTTTGTAATTTACAATATGTCTTGGCAGAGTTAGAATATGGTGCTTTCTCAGATGTCACAGTACAGCCTGATCTATTTGAATGGCACTAGACCAGTGTGGTTATACTAGTACCCTATGTGATTGGTTGTTGCCTTTTTACTTTCAATTGCTGTGTTTGTGTTTCATATTTTGCTTACTAGTACTCAGATACAGGGAGTATGAGTCTGAAGATAGAATGTTATATGTCTGATGCCCaaactgctattttttttaattgaaatatagttgatttacaacattgtgttgatttctgctgcacagcagagtgattcagttatatatatataaaatacacattcttttttttttccacgttcttttctattatggtttatcacaggatattgaatatagttccctgtgctatacagtaagaccttattatttatttattctatatatGCTAGTTTGTATCTACTAACTACAAACTCCCCCTCCATCCCTCTTCCAACTCCCTTCCCTCTTAGCAACCACttgtctgttctttgtgtctctGAGTCTCAAACTGCTTTTAATTCACTGTTAGAGGTTAGGGAAATAGAAGGTGTAATTTATGAGTAGGGAGAATTctgaaattaaacttttaattattttgagcagAAATAATGAGAATCTAGACAAATAGGAATTAAGCAAAAGAGTATGAGCTACATCTTCAGTATACTTGGTAGTCTGAGATTAGCCAGTTTCTTCATTACCCTCCAACCAAGTTACTAAGTTATATTAAGTACATATTGTTTTCATAATAATTCAGTTTTTAAgcaccttgttgttgttgttttttccagcTGCTTGTGAGTTTTCTGAGAAGGACATAACAAATACTGAACATCATCAGTTCAGTATTAAAGATCTGATCACCACCCATAAGCATGCAACTGAGACGCATCCAGAAAACTATCAGGGTATTTCTGTTTCAAACTTTCACGTGGAGCCATGTGGCACAGATACTCATGCCAGCTCATTACAGCATGAGAACAGCAGTTTATTGCTCACTGAAAACAGACTGAATGTAGAAAAGGCTGAATTCTGTAATGAAAGCAAACAGCCTGTCTTAGGAAAGAGCCAACAGAGCAGATGGGCTGAAAGTAAGGGCACATGTAAGGATAGGCAGATTCCCAGCACTGGGAAAAAGATAGTTCTGAATGCTGATCCCCTGTACAGAAGAAAAGAACTGCATAAGCAGAAACCTGCATGCCCTAACAGTCCTGGAGATTCCCAAGATGTTCCTTGGGTAACCCTGAATAATAGCATACAGAAAGTTAATGAATGGTTTTCCAGAAGTGATGAAATATTAACTTCTGATGACTCATGCGATGGTGGGTCTGAATCAAATAATGAAGTAGCTGGTGCAGTGGAAATTCCAAATAAAGTTGATGGATATTCAGGTTCTTCAGAGAAAATCGACTTAATGGCCAGTGATCCTCATGGTGCTTTAATACATGAAAGAGTCCACTCCAAACCAGTAGAGAGTAATATTGAAgataaaatatttgggaaaaccTATCGGAGGAAGTCAAGTTTCCCTAACTTCAGCCACGTAGCTGAAGATCTAATTATAGGCGCATTTACTGTAGAACCTCAGATAACACAAGAGCAGCCCCTCACAAATAAACTAAAGTGTAAAAGGAGAGGTACATCAGGCCTTCAGCCTGAGGATTTTATCAAGAAAGTCGATTTGACAATTGTTCCAAAGACTCCTGAAAAGATGATTGAGGGAACTGATCAAACAGAGCAGAAAGGTCATGGGATAAATATTACTAGTGATGGTCATGAGAATAAAACAAAACGTGATTATGTTCAGAAAGAGCAAAACGCTAACCCAACAGAATCAttgggaaaagaatctgtttTCAGAACTAAGGCTGAACCTATAAGCGTCAGTGTAAGCAATATGGAACTAGAATTGAATATCCACGGTTCAAAAGCACCGAAGAATAGGCTGAAGAGGAAGTCCTCTACCAGGAAAATTCCTGAACTTGAACTAGTAGTCAGTAGAAACCCAAGTCCACCTAATCATACTGAGCTACCAATTGATAGCTGTTCTAGCAgtgaagagatgaagaaaaaacaTTCTAGCCAAATGCCAGTCAGGCAGGGCCAAAAGCTTCAACTCATGGGAGATAAAGAACCTATAGCTGGAGCCAAGAAGAGTAACAAAGcatatgaacaaataaataaaagacttggTAGTGATGCCTTTCCAGAAATAAATTTAGCAAACACACCTGGTTATTTTACTAACTGTTCTAGTTCTAATAAACTTGAAGAGTTTGTTCATCCTAGCGTTCAAAGAGAGGAGAATCTAGGAACAATTCAAGTGTCAAATAGTACCAAAGACCCCAAAGATCTGATATTAAGAGGAGGAAAAGCTTTGCAAATTGAAAGATCTGTAGAGAGTACCAATATTTCCTTGGTTCCTGATACTGATTATAGCACTCAGGATAGTATCTCATTACTGGAAGCTAACACCCCAGAGAAGGCAAAGACTGCACCAAATCcttgtgtgagtctgtgtgcaGCAATCGAAAACCCCAAGGAACTTATCCATGGGGATTTTAAAGGTACCAAAAACGACACAGAGGGCTTTCAGGATCTACTGGGACATGACGTTAACTGCGTCATTCAGGAGACAAGCGGAGAAATGGAAGACAGTGAACTTGATACACAGTATTTGCAGAATACGTTCAAGGTTTCAAAGCGTCAGACATTTGCTCTGTTTTCAAATCCAGGAAATCCACAAAAGGAATGTACCACAGTCTTTGCCCACTCGGGGTCCTTAAGGGATCAAAGTCCAAGAGACCCCCTCAAATGCAGGCAAAAAGAAGACAGTCGGGGAAAGAATGAGTCTAAAAGCCAGCATGTGCAGGCCATTTGTACAACAGTGCACTTTCCTGTGGCTGGTCAGAAAGATAGGACGCTGGGTGACGATGCCAAATGTAGTGGAAAAGAAGTAACTAGGCTTTGTCAGTCATCACAGTTGAGAGGCCACAAAACTGAACTTGTTTTTGCAAATAAACATGGGATTTCAGAAAAAACATTTCTTATACCATCACTTTCTCCCATCAAGTCATCTGTTAAAACCGTATGTAAGAAAAGCCCATCAGAGAAGTTTGAGGAACCTGTAATGTCACCTGAAAGAACGCGGGGAAGTGAGAGCATCATTCAAAGTGCAGTGAGCACAGTCAGTCAAAATAACATTCAAGAAAGCACTTTTAAAGAAGTCAGCTCAAGCAGTGTTAATGAAGTAGGTTCCAGTACTAATGAAGTAGGCTCTAGTATTAATGAAGTAGGTTCCAGTGGTGAAAACATTCAAGCAGAACCAGGTAGAAACAGAGAACCTAAATTAAGAGCTTTACTCAAATTAGGTCTTATGCAACCTGAAGTCTATAAGCAAAGTCTTCCTGTAAGTAACTGTCACCATCCTGAAAtaaaaaggcaaggagaaaatgAGGACATGCTTCAGGCTGTTAAGGCAGATTTCTCCCCATGTCTAATTTCAGATAATCTCGAACAACCTATGGGAAGCTGTCATGCTTCTCAGGTTTGTTCTGAGACACCTGACAACTTGTTGAATgatgatgaaataaaagaaaatagccaCTTTGCTGAAAGTGACATTAAGGAAAGATCTGCTGTTTTTAGTGAAAGTATCCAAAAAGGAGAATTCAGAGGGAGCCCTGACCCTTTCACCCATACACATTTGGCTCAGGATCACCAAAGAGGGGCTGGAAAACTGGAGTCAGAAGAGATTGTGTCTAGTGAGGATGAAGAGCTTCCCTGCTTCCAACAATTATTGTTTGGTAAAGTAACCAATACACTGTCTCCATCTACCGGACGTAACACTGTTGCCAGTGAGGGTCTGTctaaggaaacagaggagaacCTAGAATCATTGAAGAGTGGCTTAAATGACTGCAGTGGCCAGGTAACATCAGCCAAGGCGTCCCAGGAACATCACCTTAATGAGGAAGCGAGATGTTCTAGTAGCTTATTTTCCTCACAGTGCAGTGCAGTGGAAGACTTGACCACTAATACAAACACCCAGGATCCTTTCTTGATGTTTGAGCATCCTTCCAAACAAGTGTATCAGTCTGAAAGCGAGGAATTTCTGAGTGACAAGGAATTGGTTTCAGATGATGAAGAAAGGGAAACCGGCTTGGAAGAAGATAGTTGCCAAGAAGAGCAGAGTGTGGATTCAGACTTAGGTATTGGAACCAAGTTTTTGTGTTTGCCCCCATCTGTTTTGTAGAAATGAGCTAAATGTCTGTGCCTTTGGGGGAGCACATTTTACAGTTTCCAAGCACAGTGAAAGTAACTATTTCTTAAACTTTAAACATGTTCCTCCCAGGgtgcttttcctttaaaaagtccGTTACCCAGCTAGAACATTTTTTCTATTTGAATGAGATTTAATGCCCTAATTATTGGCAGACTTACATCTGGTTTTCATTATGATTTCTTAGAGGAAATCCATCTGGGTGTCCCCAAAGAGTATAATCATTTTGTGACATGAAAGTGAATTTTGTGAATTTTGTCCTGCCATCTTTTTTTTACATCTGaatctaatttttattatcatttaaggTGAAGCAGCATCCAACCATGTGAGTGAAACAAGCCTCTCTGAAGACTCTGTGGGGCTGTCTTCTCAGAGTGATATCTTAACCACTCAGGTAAAAAGCACAAGGGGATGTGTGTGCAGTGTTCTTTGCATTCACTGCTATGCCTCCTGCCTTCTTACGTTTGCTTACATCACCCCTTAGAATTAATGGTATAACAGATGTGTGTGGGATCTAGTCTCCTCAAATTGAATTGTAAATACCCAGATGGGATACATGCTACcttctgtctcacacacacacacttaccagTTTGTTCACGGCAGAACATTAAATACTGAACTTAATGAGAAAGTGAAACCTTTGAAACTCATTTGCCCTATAGcaaaaatgtatgtgaaagcaCTACTGTATCAGACAGAGGGGTGTGTTTCTTCTCAGTACCAAATTGTTACCTACAGAGTTCTCTTTTTATTAGAGACTATCTAACCTTTCACTGTTTGATgaatatttccttctgttttttctttgttaatcAGCTAGTTATTTGTTCTTTAGTGCTGATAAGtcatatttttttagaaaaacataCACAATTTTACTTCCTATACCTAGTGGTCAACATCCAATATTTTGGTTACATGTGAAGGGTGTAACAGCTTTGTCGTATCTACAGCACTTGGTAATGTAGCCATTTCAGTGTTCCTGGCAGAACAGTCTCCTAGAAAAAAGCCTTTTCTACTGAAAATTGACATCATAGTCCTCACAGAACCTGGCTTTGTCTCCTAATTTTTATATTGTAGAAGTGGCACCAAACTTTTCAAGTTCTTATATTCAAAAATTCAGGCTCATCTCAGCTTATTTTTTTAGAGTACAAGCACAGTGGTTGCTGGTGTGATACTGAAGAGAGTTCTGTACCTGACTGTGTTACTTATTTCTGAACTATGATATacacattctttatttttttcctctattttattttttttaattttggctgcattgggtttttgttgcagcatgtaggcttagttgccctgcaacatgtgggatcttagttcccaaccagggatcaaacgtacatcccctgcactggaaggcagattcttaaccactagactgccagggaagtcccaatgcaCATTCTTAAGGTGGAGATATCTGGACTACCTGGAATCATCCTGCCCTGAGTTCTTTTTCTCACCAAATCTTAAATACACGTTCAGCTACTAGCAagtgaatgactttttttttcctgaacttcCTGAAATGCCAGATTAGTTAAAACAGAAAAGCCATATAAAGTTATATATGTGCATCATAGAAAAcctagaaaatacaaataaataaaaatcattcatggaagaaccttgaaaacatcattaagtgaaataagccaggtaCCAAAGGACAAATAGTGTATGATTCTACTTTTATGAGGGGCCTAGAATAgttaaatccatagagacagaaagtggaacttgggggtgggaggaggggaagttATCCCTTAATGGGCCCAGGGTTTCAATTTGGGATGGTGAAAAAGATATGGAGATAGATACTGATGATGGTTGGACAACAATATGAATATACTTTATGCCACTAAACTGTATACTTAAGGATGgtatattttatcacagttttaAAACTCACCCAAAGAGAATGGTTCAGtaagttttaacatttttgtcTGGAAGCATACACAAAAGATAGGTAATAGAAGTTGCCTTCAGGTGGGGAAATAGATGATTAACAGAAGGAGAAAGCcttatttttctctgaatatcCTTTTTTGTCTTGAATTTTATATCATGCCCTtgtattagttatttttaaaattaaattctgtgAGTTAAAAATCATTACTATTAACTTATTGGCATATATTCTTCCACTCTTCCTATTGTACACAAGGGTATGTGTTGTGTGTATACCTTATTGTTAAAAatcattcagttatatatttcaatttaagaatttttttaaataattgagttAATACTTTACACActtatattgtttttttaattaatttattttaattggaggctaattactttacagtgttgtgatggtttttgccatacattgacatgaatcagccatgggtgtacatgcatcccccatccagaacccccctcccacctccctccccaacccatccctctgggtggtCCAGTTGCACTGACTTTGAGTgccttgtttcatgcatcaaacttagactggtcatctatttcacaaatggtaatatatatgtttcaatgctattctctcaaaacatcccaccctcaccttctcccacagagtccaaaagtctgttctttatatctgtgtctcttttactgtctcacatatagggtcatcattaccatctttctaaattccatatatacgcgttaataaaatgtattggtgcttttctttctgacttacttcactctctataataggctccagtttcatccacctcattagaactgattcaaatgcattctttttaatagctaagtaatattccattgtgtatacgtaccacaactttcttatccattcgtctgccgatggacatctaggttgcttccatgtcctagctattgtaaacaagtATTGTTAAGTGcagtgatgaacattggggtacacatgtctctttcaattttggtttcctgagtgtgtatgcccagcagtggcattgctgggtggtatggcagttctatttccagttttgtaaggaatctccacactgttctccagagtggctatactagtttgcattcccaccaacagtgtaagagggttcccttttctccacaccctctccagcatttattgtttgtagactttttgatagcagccattctgaccggtgtgaggtggtaccacattgtggttttgatttgcatttctctgataatgagtgatgttgagcatcttttcatgtgtttgttagccatttgtatgtcttcttgggaaaaatgtctgtttagttctttggccccgTTTTTGGTTGGGTTGACAATCAATTTGATTGGGTTGAcagttatttttctgatattgagctgcatgagctgcttgtatattttttagattaattctttgtcagttgcttcgtttgctattattttctctcattctgaaggctgtcttttcaccttgcttattcattgtgcaaaagcttttaagtttaattaggtcccatttgtttatttttttattt from Cervus canadensis isolate Bull #8, Minnesota chromosome 1, ASM1932006v1, whole genome shotgun sequence includes:
- the BRCA1 gene encoding breast cancer type 1 susceptibility protein isoform X2, encoding MDLSVDHVEEVQNVLNAMQKILECPICLELIREPVSTKCDHIFCKFCMLKLLNQKKGPSQCPLCKNDITKRSLQESTRFSQLVEELLKIIHAFELDTGLQFANSYNFSRKKNKSPEHLKEEVSIIQSMGYRNRAKRLWQSEPENPTLETGLTVELSNLGIVRSLRTKQQIQSQNKSVYIELGSDSSEDTVNKASYFSVGEHELLEITPQGAKAETNLNPAKKAACEFSEKDITNTEHHQFSIKDLITTHKHATETHPENYQGISVSNFHVEPCGTDTHASSLQHENSSLLLTENRLNVEKAEFCNESKQPVLGKSQQSRWAESKGTCKDRQIPSTGKKIVLNADPLYRRKELHKQKPACPNSPGDSQDVPWVTLNNSIQKVNEWFSRSDEILTSDDSCDGGSESNNEVAGAVEIPNKVDGYSGSSEKIDLMASDPHGALIHERVHSKPVESNIEDKIFGKTYRRKSSFPNFSHVAEDLIIGAFTVEPQITQEQPLTNKLKCKRRGTSGLQPEDFIKKVDLTIVPKTPEKMIEGTDQTEQKGHGINITSDGHENKTKRDYVQKEQNANPTESLGKESVFRTKAEPISVSVSNMELELNIHGSKAPKNRLKRKSSTRKIPELELVVSRNPSPPNHTELPIDSCSSSEEMKKKHSSQMPVRQGQKLQLMGDKEPIAGAKKSNKAYEQINKRLGSDAFPEINLANTPGYFTNCSSSNKLEEFVHPSVQREENLGTIQVSNSTKDPKDLILRGGKALQIERSVESTNISLVPDTDYSTQDSISLLEANTPEKAKTAPNPCVSLCAAIENPKELIHGDFKGTKNDTEGFQDLLGHDVNCVIQETSGEMEDSELDTQYLQNTFKVSKRQTFALFSNPGNPQKECTTVFAHSGSLRDQSPRDPLKCRQKEDSRGKNESKSQHVQAICTTVHFPVAGQKDRTLGDDAKCSGKEVTRLCQSSQLRGHKTELVFANKHGISEKTFLIPSLSPIKSSVKTVCKKSPSEKFEEPVMSPERTRGSESIIQSAVSTVSQNNIQESTFKEVSSSSVNEVGSSTNEVGSSINEVGSSGENIQAEPGRNREPKLRALLKLGLMQPEVYKQSLPVSNCHHPEIKRQGENEDMLQAVKADFSPCLISDNLEQPMGSCHASQVCSETPDNLLNDDEIKENSHFAESDIKERSAVFSESIQKGEFRGSPDPFTHTHLAQDHQRGAGKLESEEIVSSEDEELPCFQQLLFGKVTNTLSPSTGRNTVASEGLSKETEENLESLKSGLNDCSGQVTSAKASQEHHLNEEARCSSSLFSSQCSAVEDLTTNTNTQDPFLMFEHPSKQVYQSESEEFLSDKELVSDDEERETGLEEDSCQEEQSVDSDLGEAASNHVSETSLSEDSVGLSSQSDILTTQQRDTMQDNLLKLQQEMAELEAVLERHGSQPSHSSASLTADSRGPEHLLNPEQNTSERAILTSEKSRDYSRSQNPESLSADKFPVSLDSSTNKNKEPGMEGSSPSKFQLSDNRWYVHSHSRSLQDRNCPSQKVPINVADMEEQQLAKYEAQDLMGSYLPRQDQEGTPYLKSGISLFSHDLESDPSEDRAPEPAHVHCMPPSASAPKLSQFRVEESTKNPAAAHITNTTGCNLREESVSKEKPEVISSTERSNKRLSMVASGLTPKELMLVQKFARKHHITLTNLITEETTHIIMKTDPEFVCERTLKYFLGIAGGKWVVSYFWVTQSIKERKMLDEHDFEVRGDVVNGRNHQGPKRARESQDKKIFKGLEICCYGPFTNMPTDQLEWMVQLCGASVVKEPSSFTPGQGTHPVVVVQPDAWTEDAGFRVIGQMCEAPVVTREWVLDSVALYHCQELDTYLVPQVAQSCC
- the BRCA1 gene encoding breast cancer type 1 susceptibility protein isoform X1; this translates as MDLSVDHVEEVQNVLNAMQKILECPICLELIREPVSTKCDHIFCKFCMLKLLNQKKGPSQCPLCKNDITKRSLQESTRFSQLVEELLKIIHAFELDTGLQFANSYNFSRKKNKSPEHLKEEVSIIQSMGYRNRAKRLWQSEPENPTLQETGLTVELSNLGIVRSLRTKQQIQSQNKSVYIELGSDSSEDTVNKASYFSVGEHELLEITPQGAKAETNLNPAKKAACEFSEKDITNTEHHQFSIKDLITTHKHATETHPENYQGISVSNFHVEPCGTDTHASSLQHENSSLLLTENRLNVEKAEFCNESKQPVLGKSQQSRWAESKGTCKDRQIPSTGKKIVLNADPLYRRKELHKQKPACPNSPGDSQDVPWVTLNNSIQKVNEWFSRSDEILTSDDSCDGGSESNNEVAGAVEIPNKVDGYSGSSEKIDLMASDPHGALIHERVHSKPVESNIEDKIFGKTYRRKSSFPNFSHVAEDLIIGAFTVEPQITQEQPLTNKLKCKRRGTSGLQPEDFIKKVDLTIVPKTPEKMIEGTDQTEQKGHGINITSDGHENKTKRDYVQKEQNANPTESLGKESVFRTKAEPISVSVSNMELELNIHGSKAPKNRLKRKSSTRKIPELELVVSRNPSPPNHTELPIDSCSSSEEMKKKHSSQMPVRQGQKLQLMGDKEPIAGAKKSNKAYEQINKRLGSDAFPEINLANTPGYFTNCSSSNKLEEFVHPSVQREENLGTIQVSNSTKDPKDLILRGGKALQIERSVESTNISLVPDTDYSTQDSISLLEANTPEKAKTAPNPCVSLCAAIENPKELIHGDFKGTKNDTEGFQDLLGHDVNCVIQETSGEMEDSELDTQYLQNTFKVSKRQTFALFSNPGNPQKECTTVFAHSGSLRDQSPRDPLKCRQKEDSRGKNESKSQHVQAICTTVHFPVAGQKDRTLGDDAKCSGKEVTRLCQSSQLRGHKTELVFANKHGISEKTFLIPSLSPIKSSVKTVCKKSPSEKFEEPVMSPERTRGSESIIQSAVSTVSQNNIQESTFKEVSSSSVNEVGSSTNEVGSSINEVGSSGENIQAEPGRNREPKLRALLKLGLMQPEVYKQSLPVSNCHHPEIKRQGENEDMLQAVKADFSPCLISDNLEQPMGSCHASQVCSETPDNLLNDDEIKENSHFAESDIKERSAVFSESIQKGEFRGSPDPFTHTHLAQDHQRGAGKLESEEIVSSEDEELPCFQQLLFGKVTNTLSPSTGRNTVASEGLSKETEENLESLKSGLNDCSGQVTSAKASQEHHLNEEARCSSSLFSSQCSAVEDLTTNTNTQDPFLMFEHPSKQVYQSESEEFLSDKELVSDDEERETGLEEDSCQEEQSVDSDLGEAASNHVSETSLSEDSVGLSSQSDILTTQQRDTMQDNLLKLQQEMAELEAVLERHGSQPSHSSASLTADSRGPEHLLNPEQNTSERAILTSEKSRDYSRSQNPESLSADKFPVSLDSSTNKNKEPGMEGSSPSKFQLSDNRWYVHSHSRSLQDRNCPSQKVPINVADMEEQQLAKYEAQDLMGSYLPRQDQEGTPYLKSGISLFSHDLESDPSEDRAPEPAHVHCMPPSASAPKLSQFRVEESTKNPAAAHITNTTGCNLREESVSKEKPEVISSTERSNKRLSMVASGLTPKELMLVQKFARKHHITLTNLITEETTHIIMKTDPEFVCERTLKYFLGIAGGKWVVSYFWVTQSIKERKMLDEHDFEVRGDVVNGRNHQGPKRARESQDKKIFKGLEICCYGPFTNMPTDQLEWMVQLCGASVVKEPSSFTPGQGTHPVVVVQPDAWTEDAGFRVIGQMCEAPVVTREWVLDSVALYHCQELDTYLVPQVAQSCC